From Armatimonadota bacterium, a single genomic window includes:
- a CDS encoding STAS domain-containing protein, which yields MEVHLHRRSETGVEILDVQGELDIYTSPRLRAALQEAMADGRVRLVVNLLQTTYLDSTALSVLTSAFKQAKDAGGTVALVYNQPQIEKIFTITGLHEVFPVFASESEAVQAARAWPGQEPR from the coding sequence ATGGAGGTCCACCTGCACCGCCGCTCGGAGACTGGCGTGGAGATCCTGGACGTCCAGGGGGAGCTCGACATCTACACCTCGCCCCGGCTGCGCGCGGCCCTCCAGGAGGCGATGGCCGACGGGCGCGTTCGGCTCGTGGTCAACCTCCTGCAGACCACCTACCTCGACAGCACCGCCCTCTCCGTCCTGACCTCGGCCTTCAAGCAGGCGAAAGACGCCGGAGGGACGGTGGCCCTGGTCTACAACCAGCCGCAGATCGAGAAGATCTTCACCATCACCGGACTGCACGAAGTCTTCCCGGTCTTCGCCTCCGAATCGGAAGCCGTGCAGGCGGCGCGCGCCTGGCCCGGACAGGAACCGCGGTAG
- a CDS encoding ComEA family DNA-binding protein — translation MRWTRAEQLLVLVSSGAVIAGIAVLVFVQRPAPAVRIFEAPPAAEVVVQVDGAVVRPGLYRLPAGSRTEDAVRAAGGLSPAADSEGINRARLLRDGERVTVPYRGAGSSLLTAGAPRDGAASALPPVDLNRASAAELEGLPGIGPVLARRIIAHRDRNGRFHRLEDLLEVQGIGPKLLARLRQRVVLR, via the coding sequence GTGCGGTGGACCCGAGCGGAGCAGCTGCTGGTTCTCGTCTCCTCCGGAGCGGTGATCGCGGGCATCGCCGTCCTCGTCTTTGTTCAGCGACCGGCTCCGGCCGTGCGCATCTTCGAGGCGCCTCCGGCGGCCGAGGTGGTGGTTCAGGTGGACGGCGCGGTGGTCCGTCCGGGGCTCTACCGCCTGCCGGCGGGGTCGCGGACGGAGGACGCCGTCCGGGCCGCCGGCGGCCTCTCTCCGGCCGCGGACTCTGAGGGGATCAACCGCGCCCGGCTGCTTCGGGACGGCGAGCGGGTGACGGTTCCCTATCGGGGGGCGGGATCGTCGCTCCTGACGGCGGGCGCTCCGCGGGACGGCGCCGCCTCCGCCTTGCCGCCCGTGGATCTGAACCGTGCCTCCGCCGCCGAACTGGAGGGGTTGCCCGGGATTGGTCCGGTGCTGGCGCGCCGGATCATCGCCCACCGGGACCGCAACGGCCGCTTCCACCGGCTGGAAGATCTGCTTGAGGTCCAGGGAATCGGGCCGAAACTCCTGGCCCGCCTGCGGCAGCGCGTTGTGCTACGATGA
- a CDS encoding sigma-70 family RNA polymerase sigma factor — protein MDSSDSPPAGTAREIEAFEALLRRYGRRIYQLAYRMAGNEADASDLTQEAFIRVWRAFRRIDPEANLESWLYRIVTNLYIDLLRRRPRVRLESLDVPVRTPKGDEVRREIPDERSDPAEAVLGRRLDVEIQRALVALGPELRMVVVLSDIEGQSYEEISATLRIPIGTVKSRLHRARRILQGRLAHLMLKAGPGGEQR, from the coding sequence GTGGACTCATCCGACTCCCCGCCGGCCGGTACCGCTCGAGAGATCGAGGCCTTCGAGGCACTGCTCCGGCGGTACGGCCGCCGGATCTACCAGCTGGCCTACCGGATGGCCGGCAACGAGGCCGACGCCAGCGACCTCACTCAGGAGGCATTCATCCGCGTCTGGCGGGCCTTTCGCCGGATCGATCCGGAGGCGAACCTGGAGAGCTGGTTGTACCGGATCGTCACCAACCTGTACATCGACCTGCTCCGGCGGCGTCCCAGGGTGCGCCTCGAGTCGCTCGACGTCCCGGTGCGGACGCCCAAGGGCGACGAGGTGAGGCGCGAGATCCCGGACGAAAGGTCCGATCCGGCGGAGGCGGTCCTCGGCCGGCGCCTGGACGTCGAGATCCAGCGGGCGCTCGTCGCGCTCGGTCCCGAGCTTCGGATGGTGGTGGTGTTGAGCGACATCGAGGGGCAGTCCTATGAGGAGATCAGCGCAACGCTGCGGATTCCGATCGGCACGGTGAAGTCCCGGCTGCACCGAGCCCGGCGGATCCTGCAGGGGCGTCTCGCCCACCTCATGCTCAAGGCCGGCCCCGGCGGGGAGCAGCGATGA
- a CDS encoding zf-HC2 domain-containing protein has translation MTHARISRQLSAYLDGELEPDAVREVEAHLTVCGACRGELGGLRQVKAMLASLPEIAPPEEVWQGLRRRMEREPPSGWRPALREALRSTVRRPALAIAAAALIILLAAFPVVKGRRDRLQAADIGVDLYLREHALLSSADPFVDPAYLGLLIGDANRALAGARRVIEEGP, from the coding sequence ATGACGCACGCCAGGATTTCGCGTCAGCTGTCGGCGTATCTCGACGGCGAGCTGGAGCCCGACGCCGTCCGCGAGGTGGAAGCCCATCTCACGGTCTGCGGAGCCTGCCGGGGGGAGCTGGGGGGATTGCGGCAGGTCAAGGCCATGCTGGCCAGCCTCCCCGAGATCGCGCCGCCTGAGGAGGTCTGGCAGGGACTTCGTCGGCGGATGGAGCGCGAGCCGCCGTCCGGCTGGCGGCCAGCGCTGCGAGAGGCGCTGCGCTCGACGGTCCGCCGGCCGGCCCTGGCGATCGCCGCGGCGGCGCTGATCATCCTGCTGGCGGCGTTCCCCGTGGTGAAGGGACGGCGTGATCGGTTGCAGGCGGCGGACATCGGCGTGGACCTGTACCTGCGCGAGCACGCCCTGCTCTCCTCCGCCGATCCCTTCGTCGATCCGGCCTACCTGGGCCTGCTGATCGGCGACGCCAACCGTGCGCTGGCCGGCGCACGCCGCGTCATCGAGGAAGGGCCGTGA
- a CDS encoding sigma-E factor regulatory protein RseB domain-containing protein, producing the protein MTPPRRPVARGALILALVLSLTAAWGSPSPAAAPASPPPPAAAEPTFPDRASLPPAREVLRLMLAAPAIVDYEGTKIISTVRGARAETVTILEAYKRLGRLRLEFLSPESVSGRLVVDDGLSAWQYEPALHLVIRGPSFVQGRARPERADEILRRYRVAVVGREAVIGRDTVVLALAPGATGSDRRLWVDEGTGVILRAEERDASGEIVYTSYFSRISYSINLPVPLFRFRQPAGAKVLNIFVSGDPVASAEDLRARAGKGVVIPSRLLQFAFRDGRVARHGALAAVALSYTDGVGGVVTLFQTPTARMAFPTVGRAIPLGGGRGRILDVGYFRVLLWQSQGMNFALLGNVPVAALVAMAAQIAPPR; encoded by the coding sequence GTGACACCTCCGCGCCGTCCCGTGGCCCGTGGGGCCCTGATCCTGGCGCTCGTCCTGTCCCTGACCGCCGCGTGGGGGTCTCCGTCGCCCGCCGCTGCTCCGGCCTCGCCGCCGCCGCCCGCGGCGGCGGAACCGACGTTCCCGGACCGGGCGTCGCTGCCGCCGGCACGCGAAGTGCTGCGCCTGATGCTGGCCGCCCCGGCGATCGTGGACTACGAGGGGACGAAGATCATCTCCACGGTGCGGGGCGCGAGGGCCGAGACGGTAACAATCCTGGAGGCGTACAAGCGGCTGGGGCGCCTCCGCCTGGAGTTCCTGTCGCCCGAATCGGTGAGCGGCCGGCTCGTCGTCGACGACGGCCTGAGCGCCTGGCAGTACGAGCCCGCGCTGCATCTCGTGATCCGGGGGCCGTCCTTTGTGCAGGGGCGGGCGCGTCCGGAGCGTGCCGACGAGATCCTCCGGCGCTACCGGGTGGCGGTGGTGGGCCGGGAGGCGGTGATCGGACGCGACACGGTGGTGCTGGCGCTGGCGCCCGGAGCGACCGGAAGCGACCGCCGCCTGTGGGTCGATGAGGGCACGGGCGTGATCCTGCGTGCTGAGGAGCGCGACGCGAGCGGCGAGATCGTCTACACCAGCTACTTCAGCCGCATCAGTTACAGCATCAACCTCCCGGTTCCGCTGTTCCGCTTTCGCCAGCCGGCCGGAGCGAAGGTGCTCAACATCTTCGTCTCCGGCGATCCGGTCGCCTCGGCCGAGGACCTCCGGGCACGGGCGGGAAAGGGCGTGGTCATTCCCTCCAGGCTCCTCCAGTTTGCCTTTCGCGACGGGCGCGTGGCCCGTCACGGCGCCTTGGCCGCGGTGGCGCTGAGCTATACCGACGGGGTGGGCGGCGTGGTCACCCTGTTCCAGACACCCACCGCCCGGATGGCCTTCCCCACTGTGGGCCGCGCGATCCCCCTTGGCGGGGGGCGGGGCAGGATTCTGGACGTCGGTTACTTTCGCGTCCTCCTGTGGCAGTCGCAGGGCATGAACTTCGCGCTGCTGGGGAATGTGCCGGTGGCGGCGCTTGTGGCGATGGCGGCGCAGATCGCTCCGCCGCGCTAG
- a CDS encoding MazG nucleotide pyrophosphohydrolase domain-containing protein: MHLREFQEIIRATYGARDRARGADATFRWLAEEIGELAQALRKGDPQALREEFSDVLAWTVSLAGLCGVDAEDAVSRYAAGCPKCGHIPCDCPGEQRG, from the coding sequence GTGCATCTCCGCGAGTTCCAGGAGATCATCCGGGCGACCTACGGGGCCCGCGACCGCGCCCGCGGTGCCGATGCCACCTTCCGCTGGCTGGCCGAAGAGATCGGAGAACTCGCTCAGGCCCTGCGGAAGGGTGATCCTCAGGCGCTGCGGGAGGAGTTTTCCGACGTCCTGGCCTGGACGGTCAGTCTGGCGGGGTTGTGCGGGGTGGACGCTGAAGACGCCGTCTCGCGCTACGCCGCAGGTTGTCCCAAGTGCGGCCACATCCCCTGCGACTGTCCCGGCGAACAGCGGGGGTGA
- the speB gene encoding agmatinase: MTFLGTRAQARPRVVIVGAPYDATSSFRSGSRHAPAAIRWASQSIETYSPVLRADLEEAGAADGGDLDLERLTPEEAVDRVADRVAGLGDTRPFLIGGEHTITLGAVRSLAARYPDLAVLQVDAHTDLRDTYEGRQVCHATVMRRILEVLRPDAVAAIGIRAGTAEEFTMADSLRWCSREPAIPAEVWSWLAGRHVYVTIDIDAIDPAEAPGTGNPEPEGVSARDLLGLVRRLGDLPVVGCDLVEVSPPYDPSGRTAVLAAVLIRECLLALGVRRPA, from the coding sequence GTGACGTTCCTGGGCACGCGGGCGCAGGCCCGGCCGAGAGTCGTCATCGTCGGCGCGCCCTACGACGCCACCTCCAGCTTCCGCTCCGGAAGCCGCCACGCCCCGGCGGCGATCCGCTGGGCGTCGCAGAGCATCGAGACCTACAGCCCGGTGTTGCGCGCCGACCTGGAAGAGGCCGGCGCCGCGGACGGAGGAGACCTGGATCTGGAGCGCCTCACGCCTGAGGAGGCGGTCGATCGCGTCGCGGACCGTGTCGCCGGACTGGGCGACACGCGGCCCTTCTTGATCGGGGGAGAACACACGATCACCCTCGGCGCGGTCCGGTCGCTGGCCGCGCGATATCCCGATCTGGCCGTGCTGCAGGTGGACGCCCATACGGATCTGCGGGATACCTACGAGGGGCGGCAGGTGTGCCACGCCACGGTGATGCGCCGGATTCTCGAGGTGCTGCGCCCGGATGCCGTGGCGGCCATCGGCATCCGGGCGGGAACGGCGGAGGAGTTCACAATGGCCGATTCGCTGCGGTGGTGCTCCCGGGAGCCGGCCATTCCCGCCGAGGTCTGGTCGTGGCTCGCCGGTCGGCACGTCTACGTCACCATCGACATCGACGCGATCGATCCCGCCGAGGCCCCAGGCACCGGCAATCCCGAACCTGAAGGCGTCAGCGCGAGGGACCTGCTGGGATTGGTTCGGCGGCTCGGGGACCTGCCCGTCGTGGGATGCGACCTCGTGGAGGTCTCCCCGCCCTACGACCCCTCCGGACGGACGGCGGTGCTGGCCGCCGTGCTGATCCGGGAGTGTCTCCTCGCTCTCGGCGTCCGCCGACCGGCCTGA
- the speE gene encoding polyamine aminopropyltransferase — protein MQWIVDVVGEGFGQALAVEDILYDHYSPFQHIQVATSPHYGRMLILDDAVQTTERDEHIYHEMLVHLPLAAHSDPRRVLIIGGGDGGTLEEVLKHPVETVTMVEIDREVVEVSRAYLPSIGGRAFDEPRTRLLIADGIAFVESTSEKFDAILVDSTDPKGPGLALFSAEFYRACAGALNPSGVLAVQSGSPLYQRELADQVRRHLAASFPAVLPYWAAVPSYPGTLWSFTLAQSTPGEFRHLTIPGLRYYSPAVARAALNFPPLP, from the coding sequence ATGCAGTGGATCGTCGACGTGGTCGGTGAGGGCTTCGGCCAGGCTTTGGCCGTCGAGGACATCCTCTACGACCATTACTCCCCGTTCCAGCACATCCAGGTGGCCACCTCCCCCCACTACGGCCGGATGCTCATCCTGGACGACGCCGTCCAGACGACCGAGCGGGACGAGCACATCTACCACGAGATGCTCGTCCACCTGCCGCTGGCCGCCCACTCCGATCCCCGGCGCGTCCTGATCATCGGCGGGGGGGACGGAGGGACGCTGGAGGAAGTTTTGAAGCACCCCGTCGAGACGGTGACGATGGTAGAGATCGACCGCGAGGTGGTCGAGGTCAGCCGCGCCTATCTCCCCTCCATCGGGGGACGGGCCTTCGACGAACCCCGCACCAGGCTGCTGATCGCCGACGGCATCGCCTTTGTCGAATCGACCAGCGAGAAATTTGACGCCATCCTGGTGGACTCCACCGATCCGAAGGGGCCGGGCCTCGCCCTGTTCTCCGCCGAGTTCTATCGCGCCTGCGCCGGTGCCCTGAACCCCTCGGGGGTCCTGGCGGTGCAGAGCGGGTCGCCGCTGTACCAGCGCGAGCTGGCAGACCAGGTCCGGCGGCATCTGGCGGCATCTTTTCCGGCCGTCCTCCCGTACTGGGCCGCCGTCCCGAGCTACCCGGGGACGCTGTGGAGTTTCACCCTGGCGCAGTCCACCCCGGGGGAGTTCCGACACCTGACCATCCCCGGCCTCCGGTACTACTCGCCGGCCGTCGCTCGGGCGGCGCTGAACTTCCCGCCCCTCCCGTGA
- a CDS encoding arginine decarboxylase, pyruvoyl-dependent, translated as MWQRPKAASVVAGSGEGRTELTAFDRALAAAGIANLNFLRVTSILPAGTAIIPVPTFPPGLLTPAVYARITSHTPGERIAAAVGVGLSANDYGVIMEYSHRGTADNAEGIVRRMVEEAMALRDLAVREIRVAVIEHVVERIGCAVAAVVFWPQADGL; from the coding sequence GTGTGGCAGCGACCAAAGGCGGCCTCCGTCGTCGCCGGCAGCGGCGAGGGGAGGACGGAACTGACTGCGTTCGACCGGGCGCTGGCGGCCGCCGGCATCGCCAATCTCAACTTCCTGCGCGTGACCAGCATCCTCCCCGCCGGCACCGCCATCATTCCGGTCCCGACCTTTCCCCCGGGACTGCTCACCCCCGCCGTCTACGCGCGGATCACCAGCCATACCCCCGGGGAGCGGATCGCCGCCGCCGTGGGGGTGGGCCTCTCCGCAAATGACTACGGCGTGATCATGGAGTATAGCCACCGCGGCACCGCGGACAACGCCGAGGGAATCGTGCGCCGGATGGTGGAGGAAGCCATGGCGCTACGCGATCTGGCCGTGCGCGAGATCCGCGTCGCGGTCATCGAGCACGTGGTGGAGCGGATCGGCTGCGCCGTGGCCGCCGTGGTCTTCTGGCCGCAGGCCGACGGCCTCTGA
- a CDS encoding ABC transporter substrate-binding protein gives MRKWVVLALGVLLVAGWTPVLAQQPIPATVKVGALFDTTGPTSDVGVDYHKGVLDHVRYINEVEGGIRGRVKLDLVWSDYGYRIPDALSLYRKYRDVDRVNAIIGWGTGDTEALKDQISEDQIPYISASYSSHLNDPAKTPYNFYPVSSYSDQLRAVLKFARELADQARISRPKIVFMYPDHPYGRAPIPAGKAYAQELGFEVGPDQIVALTALEARSQVAAVKSFGADFAWIGGTTNSASVIVRDAKAAGLTTKFFVNVWGYDESMIKLIGASAEGVYGSTPHTYFGEPAPGFKTMAEAYTRFRGRLPEFQWGTTQTPAIASYVRGWLNVLLLRRGLEIIVDNWPTYSRLGGFSGPSVRSALETLKDWDPQGLAPAVTLTRTDHRPSTTTRIMQIRSGRITLVKQVTIERRKDWLGF, from the coding sequence ATGAGGAAGTGGGTCGTCCTGGCGCTGGGGGTCCTGCTCGTCGCGGGGTGGACGCCGGTTCTGGCACAACAGCCGATTCCCGCCACCGTCAAGGTGGGGGCTCTCTTTGATACCACCGGACCGACCTCGGACGTCGGGGTCGATTACCACAAGGGGGTGCTGGACCACGTCCGCTACATCAACGAGGTCGAAGGCGGCATCCGCGGCCGGGTGAAGCTGGACCTTGTCTGGTCCGACTACGGGTACCGCATCCCCGACGCCCTGTCCCTGTACCGGAAATACCGGGATGTGGACAGGGTGAACGCGATCATCGGATGGGGCACGGGCGATACCGAAGCCCTGAAAGACCAGATCAGCGAAGACCAGATCCCCTACATCTCGGCGTCGTACTCCTCCCACCTCAACGATCCGGCCAAGACACCCTACAACTTCTATCCGGTGAGCAGCTACTCCGACCAACTGCGGGCGGTGCTGAAGTTTGCCCGGGAACTGGCCGACCAGGCCCGGATCAGCCGGCCGAAGATCGTCTTCATGTACCCGGACCACCCCTACGGCCGCGCCCCGATCCCCGCGGGGAAGGCCTACGCGCAGGAACTGGGGTTCGAGGTCGGGCCGGACCAGATCGTGGCCCTGACCGCCCTGGAGGCGCGCTCCCAGGTGGCCGCGGTGAAGAGCTTCGGCGCGGACTTCGCCTGGATCGGCGGCACGACCAACTCGGCCTCGGTCATCGTCCGCGACGCTAAGGCGGCGGGGCTGACGACGAAGTTCTTTGTGAACGTCTGGGGATACGACGAGAGCATGATCAAGCTCATCGGGGCCAGCGCCGAGGGCGTCTACGGCAGCACCCCGCACACCTACTTCGGCGAGCCGGCGCCGGGCTTCAAGACGATGGCCGAGGCCTACACGCGGTTCCGGGGGCGCCTCCCGGAGTTCCAGTGGGGCACTACGCAGACGCCGGCGATCGCCTCCTATGTGCGGGGCTGGCTCAACGTGCTGCTGCTGCGGCGGGGCCTGGAGATCATCGTCGACAACTGGCCCACCTACTCCCGCCTGGGCGGGTTCAGCGGGCCCTCGGTCCGCTCCGCGCTGGAGACGCTGAAGGACTGGGATCCCCAGGGGCTGGCGCCGGCCGTCACCCTGACCCGCACCGACCACCGGCCGTCCACGACGACGCGCATCATGCAGATCCGGAGCGGGCGGATCACGCTCGTCAAGCAGGTGACGATTGAGCGGCGAAAAGACTGGCTTGGGTTCTGA
- a CDS encoding ABC transporter ATP-binding protein: MATLNNIEVVYWGTILVLKGVSLTVPEGKITALIGANGAGKTTTLKAITGLVRLERGEVTRGSVEFAGRRIQNLLPEETAQMGIVMVREGRRLFEELTAEENLLVGAALRRGRRGSGHGAGDGPATGAGIASLESVYGYFPRLRERRRVRAGYLSGGEQQMLAIGCAMMAAPRLLLLDEPSLGLAPLVAREIFGLIHRLNTEAGMTILLVEQNAKMALDLASYGYIMENGKIVLDGPAAKLREDADVEEFYLGVRGAERRRFTEVKSYKRRKRWLA, translated from the coding sequence CTGGCCACCCTCAATAACATCGAGGTCGTCTACTGGGGCACCATCCTGGTGCTCAAGGGCGTGTCCTTGACCGTGCCCGAGGGGAAGATCACGGCTCTGATCGGGGCCAACGGTGCCGGGAAGACGACGACGCTGAAGGCGATCACCGGACTGGTCCGGCTGGAACGCGGCGAGGTGACACGCGGCAGCGTCGAGTTCGCCGGCCGGCGGATTCAGAACTTGCTGCCCGAGGAGACGGCGCAGATGGGGATTGTGATGGTCCGCGAGGGACGCCGGCTCTTCGAGGAACTGACCGCGGAGGAGAATCTGCTGGTCGGCGCCGCCCTGCGCCGTGGTCGTCGCGGGAGTGGGCACGGCGCCGGGGACGGACCGGCCACAGGGGCAGGCATCGCCTCACTGGAATCGGTGTACGGGTACTTTCCCCGGCTGCGGGAGCGGCGGCGGGTGCGCGCCGGGTACCTGTCCGGGGGCGAGCAGCAGATGCTGGCCATCGGCTGCGCGATGATGGCCGCCCCGCGTCTCCTCCTCCTGGACGAGCCCAGTCTGGGTTTGGCGCCGCTCGTGGCCCGGGAGATCTTCGGACTGATCCACCGGCTGAACACGGAAGCGGGGATGACGATCCTTCTCGTCGAGCAGAACGCGAAGATGGCGCTCGATCTTGCCTCCTACGGCTACATCATGGAGAACGGCAAGATCGTTCTGGACGGGCCGGCCGCCAAACTGCGCGAGGATGCCGACGTCGAGGAGTTCTACCTGGGCGTGCGCGGCGCGGAACGGCGCCGCTTTACCGAGGTGAAGAGCTACAAGCGGCGCAAGCGCTGGCTGGCCTAG
- a CDS encoding glycogen debranching N-terminal domain-containing protein produces the protein MTLFVSAPDGNIYPGEDHGLFVQDTRLLSRYRLRLGRRRWLLVGSAPTSHYAMQAHFVNPAVTSTSGLIPRGTLALVWERTVRGGVHEDIGITNYADRPAAFPLVLEAACDFADIFEIRRIGARRARRVRVEIREDEPAEIRWRYERQDFVRGLTLRLVTADSRPRLARARIIFPVTVPPGGRWRACLHLVPEVGTEVLEAPSACHQTLLEEVEARRRDWYRAMASCRTPAADVEAAFRQAVDDLTVLRLTAADARAEEVVVAAGLPWFATLFGRDSLIISLESLPVVKAFAPAVLRALAARQATAVDDFRDAQPGKILHEIRHGELAHFHEIPHTPYYGTADATPLYLILLHETYRWTGDRALVEEVFPAAERARHWIDTYGDLDGDGFQEYLRRSPRGITHQGWKDSENATVHGDGSPAEPPVALVELQGYVYDAKRRLADLYALLGRPAEAARLRKEAARLRERFWERFWWPAEGTYFLGLDRWKQPIASVVSNAGHALWSGIAKPEHAGAIVRRLMAPDMFSGWGIRTLSSRHPAYNPYGYQVGAVWPHDSALIALGFRRYGFAREAAQVAEGIFAASAWFRSHQLPELFAGLDRQPCCFPVPYREANVPQGWAAGAVFLLITALLGMRADAPRARLLLDPFLPEWLPSLTLQGLTVGPARCDLRVYRSGEDTRAEIEVREGSLDLLIEPWSPDEI, from the coding sequence ATGACGCTGTTCGTCAGCGCCCCCGACGGAAACATCTACCCCGGGGAGGACCACGGCCTGTTCGTCCAGGACACGCGCCTGCTGTCGCGCTACCGCCTGCGGCTGGGTCGCCGCCGCTGGCTGCTCGTCGGCTCGGCGCCCACCAGTCACTACGCCATGCAGGCGCACTTCGTCAACCCCGCCGTGACCTCAACCTCGGGACTGATCCCCCGCGGGACGCTGGCCCTGGTGTGGGAGCGGACCGTGCGCGGAGGAGTGCACGAAGACATCGGCATCACGAACTACGCCGACCGTCCCGCGGCCTTTCCCCTGGTCCTGGAAGCGGCCTGCGACTTCGCCGACATCTTCGAGATCCGCCGGATCGGTGCCCGGCGCGCCCGCCGGGTGCGCGTCGAGATCCGCGAGGACGAGCCGGCCGAGATCCGGTGGCGCTACGAACGCCAGGACTTCGTGCGCGGCCTCACCCTGCGCCTAGTGACCGCGGACAGCCGTCCCCGGCTGGCCCGGGCCCGCATCATCTTTCCGGTCACCGTGCCGCCGGGCGGCCGCTGGCGGGCCTGCCTCCATCTGGTCCCGGAGGTCGGGACGGAGGTGCTGGAGGCACCCTCGGCCTGCCACCAGACGTTGCTGGAAGAAGTGGAGGCGCGCCGGCGGGACTGGTACCGGGCGATGGCGTCCTGCCGGACGCCGGCGGCGGATGTGGAGGCCGCCTTCCGCCAGGCGGTGGACGATCTGACCGTGCTGCGGCTGACGGCGGCGGATGCGCGGGCGGAAGAGGTCGTCGTCGCCGCGGGGCTGCCCTGGTTCGCCACCCTGTTCGGGCGCGACAGCCTCATCATCAGCCTGGAGTCGCTTCCCGTGGTCAAGGCCTTCGCCCCGGCCGTGCTCCGCGCCCTGGCCGCCCGGCAGGCCACCGCGGTGGACGACTTCCGGGATGCGCAACCCGGAAAGATCCTGCACGAGATCCGCCACGGCGAACTGGCACACTTCCATGAAATCCCCCACACGCCTTACTACGGCACCGCCGACGCCACCCCGCTGTATCTCATCCTGCTCCACGAGACCTACCGGTGGACGGGAGACCGGGCGCTGGTGGAGGAGGTGTTCCCGGCCGCGGAGCGGGCGCGGCACTGGATCGACACCTACGGGGACCTCGACGGGGACGGGTTTCAGGAGTATCTGCGTCGGTCGCCTCGGGGCATCACGCATCAGGGCTGGAAAGACTCGGAGAATGCCACGGTCCACGGCGACGGCTCGCCGGCCGAGCCGCCGGTGGCGCTGGTCGAACTGCAGGGTTATGTCTACGACGCCAAGCGCCGCCTCGCCGATCTCTACGCCCTCCTGGGCCGCCCGGCCGAGGCGGCGCGGCTGCGGAAAGAGGCCGCCCGGCTGCGCGAGCGCTTCTGGGAGCGGTTCTGGTGGCCGGCCGAAGGGACCTATTTCCTTGGCCTCGACCGCTGGAAGCAACCGATCGCTTCGGTGGTGAGCAACGCCGGACACGCGCTGTGGTCCGGCATCGCGAAGCCGGAGCACGCCGGCGCGATCGTCCGTCGCCTGATGGCCCCCGACATGTTCAGCGGATGGGGAATCCGCACGCTGAGCAGCCGCCACCCCGCCTACAACCCCTATGGATACCAGGTCGGCGCGGTGTGGCCCCACGACAGCGCCCTGATCGCCCTCGGATTTCGCCGGTACGGCTTCGCCCGGGAGGCGGCGCAGGTGGCGGAAGGCATCTTCGCCGCCTCCGCCTGGTTCCGGTCGCACCAGCTGCCCGAGCTGTTCGCCGGGCTGGACCGTCAGCCGTGCTGCTTCCCCGTACCGTATCGGGAAGCGAACGTGCCGCAGGGTTGGGCGGCGGGCGCGGTCTTCCTGCTCATCACCGCGCTGCTGGGCATGCGCGCCGACGCCCCCCGCGCCCGCCTGCTCCTGGACCCTTTTCTCCCGGAATGGCTTCCGTCGCTCACCCTGCAGGGCCTCACCGTCGGGCCGGCGCGCTGCGACCTCCGTGTCTACCGGTCGGGGGAGGACACCAGGGCCGAGATCGAGGTGCGCGAGGGATCGCTCGACCTCCTCATCGAACCCTGGTCACCCGACGAGATCTGA